Proteins from a single region of Hydra vulgaris chromosome 12, alternate assembly HydraT2T_AEP:
- the LOC100211484 gene encoding uncharacterized protein LOC100211484 isoform X8 produces MKPQICKGGFVVAIVQSQNNSCFDFITCTSESHITLWKVLKVDYSTLSIFVVHKFQVEGPILNLVASDNIIGFTLDKAIFLCKVVVQTNGEVDISKITHSNDQSHLTSVTELTACSSIPIFASASKDGKVKIWDATCMLIRELCFDETLSGMCFCNNRGDLLVGFQKNLHHVSVTEYLPQSYLEILLQQNIEDDKIEYCTPFDPNLKFWYDSRRVPVVTKLSKKFFANLKEVNLKLKHQISTTRQQKSTVNQNMINNNGLMTGNKSKQTPVDNIKPTSLGKIRKYKDNWFAEKIFSNKPIKKSEATSYKELCTFNFEESKAFEEKSISTTNEVLLSEKYVWPFAPDCFIPNSVVRSFRKPAYPFIDHLTRITNRLSKQDNVPEEIDFENDFEFSDNDNNYQVTNTKTFSFLSGIKEQISRPDKHDGIFVEKRKLRDDTSASEKKKTRQNVKSVIDNTKVKKRNKVLTKRIPKNEVMNQSFKAEIESASLSKKLPTPQIEIESVSLTECVPPPYDEYTDKEWFPRDIGYDQNFVISYLINQLNTSQPLVFKEILAAITKIHGYNSMSNELFEKFIQILLSYLENPSGQIRHYAVSAFLALSPNRRDVLLKLIPKLNDPIDPVKDAVKRLLNEMKIIANIRESQNSLSPKHKSKIENNDNALKKNLSDSNQNKLQVINNKLTKKSDSMYPDLEGNEICDVKNKYKSKVKVKSALKDVNKTHGNFNNENSSATKRPNHTVTTNIEPQNDNSIRLLTINRSSQDISIKVFDKSTPSYRSDGSIISEEHRKLEIDGRIIYNDTLRVTKLGPYKEEKILLSKLLGLFKDEDIWHLNRLLHENIQETTEHLATNLANKLYKRFESLKSNPRLMPKFITNSFSKTLQVESNEELQSSLDVNISKSFNTSCESYIELGPNQMVEKKKQLETLGANKTKRINKKKSKLIEISSIQINNFDTQMNKPESIFFNDTLNLPMKSLSDSFSFEENKSNDQACCFYKTTYNLDKRNESESQISFEHATPNNRDKTISVKQIKSLFKVPPSIKKGNKLASKAPLFNNETQNKNEEKKHVSLFKAKKNKVLLPEISFNNTINKLNSDEKKKKVVLASSLTDNKNLSSNQISEYEINNCSADNISMLLNFLRKGHGVKKKERLSLKLKKTEKLLNIKNTTVRSESLLFTLEEAEQMLRKLNSLQKLTYKTFQSGVCGERILCRLETIASNYKYETITKVIESLPERYGCQIVSVDSGITMYGPLSFYWKSLCNTDLSLNYHQSDPTRNKTDLLTVDNKFYLKPCFLRL; encoded by the exons atgAAGCCACAAATCTGTAAAGGGGGATTTGTAGTTGCTATAGTACAATCTCAAAATAATTcgtgttttgattttataacaTGTACAAGCGAGTCGCACATCACTCTTTGGAAAGTTTTAAAAGTGGATTACAGTACTCTGTCTATATTCGTTGTTCACAAGTTTCAGGTTGAGGGACCTATTTTAAATCTAGTTGCATCTGATAATATTATAGGCTTTACTTTggataaagcaatttttttatgcaaagtCGTTGTTCAAACAAATGGTGAAGTTGATATAAGTAAGATTACTCATTCAAACGATCAATCTCATTTAACATCCGTTACCGAg TTAACAGCTTGCTCAAGCATTCCTATATTTGCATCTGCTTCTAAAGACGGAAAAGTAAAAATTTGGGATGCAACCTGCATGCTCATCAGAGAGCTTTGTTTTGATGAGACATTGTCTGGAATGTGCTTTTGCAATAATAGAGGAGATCTTTTagttggttttcaaaaaaatttacaccaTGTTTCGGTAACGGAGTATTTACCACAATCTTACTTAGAAATTTTGCTTCAACAAAATATCGAAGATGATAAAATAGAATACTGTACACCATTTGACCCAAATTTGAAGTTTTGGTATGATAGCCGTCGTGTGCCGGTTGTAACTAAacttagcaaaaaattttttgccaaccttaaa gaagttaatttgaaattaaaacacCAAATATCGACAACAAGGCAACAGAAATCAACAGTAAACCAAAATATGATTAATAATAATGGCTTGATGACCGGTAACAAAAGTAAGCAAACGCCAGTGGACAATATCAAACCAACTTCATTgggaaaaatcagaaaatataaAGACAATTGGTTTGccgaaaaaatatttagtaataagCCAATTAAAAAATCAGAAGCCACCTCTTATAAAGAATTGTGCACTTTCAATTTTGAagaatcaaaagcttttgaagaG aaaagcATTAGCACAACAAATGAAGTTTTATTGTCAGAGAAATATGTTTGGCCATTTGCCCCCGATTGTTTTATTCCGAATTCTGTAGTACGATCGTTCCGAAAACCTGCTTATCCATTTATTGATCATTTAACAAGGATAACGAACCGTTTATCAAAACAGGATAATGTGCCGGAggaaattgattttgaaaatgattttgaatttaGTGATAATGATAACAATTATCAGGTCACTAATACAAAAACTTTCAGTTTCTTGTCTGGAATTAAGGAGCAAATATCTAGACCAGATAAACATGACGGCATATTTGTTGAGAAAAGAAAACTGCG agaTGACACCTCTGCatctgaaaagaaaaaaacaagacaaaatGTAAAGAGTGTAATTGATAATACTAAAGTGAAAAAGCGTAACAAGGTTCTTACGAAACGAATTccaaaaaatgaagttatgaaTCAAAGTTTTAAGGCAGAAATTGAATCTGCTTCTCTATCTAAAAAATTACCTACTCCTCAGATAGAAATTGAATCTGTTTCCTTAACTGAATGCGTACCTCCCCCTTATGATGAATATACGGATAAAGAATGGTTTCCGCGTGACATTGGCTATGATCAAAACTTCGTGATTTCTTATTTAATCAATCAATTGAATACATCTCAACCATTAGTATTTAAAGAAATTCTGGCAGCTATTACTAAAATACACGG TTACAACAGTATGTCAAACgaactttttgaaaagtttatacaaatactatTGTCATATCTGGAAAACCCATCTGGACAAATTCGTCATTATGCAGTTTCTGCTTTTCTGGCACTAAGCCCAAATCGCAGAGATGTTCTGTTGAAGCTAATACCAAAGCTAAACGATCCTATAGATCCGGTTAAAGATGCTGTTAAACGACTGTTAAATGAAATG aaaattatagcTAATATTCGCGAAAGTCAGAATTCACTTTCACCAAAGCATAAATCGAAAATAGAAAATAACGATaacgcattaaaaaaaaatttatcagattccaaccaaaataaattgcaagtaataaataacaaacttactaaaaaaagcGACTCAATGTATCCAGATCTAGAAGGAAACGAAATCTGTGAtgtgaaaaacaaatataaaagcaAAGTCAAAGTTAAG TCAGCTTTAAAAGACGTCAACAAAACTCACGGTAATTTTAACAATGAAAATAGTTCAGCAACTAAAAGACCGAATCATACAGTTACGACCAATATAGAACCGCAGAATGACAATTCTATTCGATTATTAACAATTAATCGATCATCACAGGATATATCTATCAAAGTGTTTGATAAAAGTACACCCAGCTATCGCAGTGATGGTAGCATTATAAGTGAAGAACATAGAAAGCTTGAGATTGATGGTCGTATAATTTACAACGATACACTTCGTGTAACAAAATTGGGACcatataaagaagaaaaaattctaCTATCAAAACTTCTTGGTTTGTTTAAAGATGAAGACATATGGCACCTTAATAGATTGTTACACGAAAATATACAG GAAACCACTGAACACTTGGCAACTAATCTAGCTAACAAATTATATAAGAGATTTGAATCCCTAAAAtcaa ATCCCAGATTAATGccaaaatttataacaaacagtttttcaaaaacacttCAAGTTGAAAGTAATGAAGAATTGCAATCTTCTTTGGATGTAAATATCTCAAAATCGTTCAATACTTCATGTGAAAGTTATATAG AGTTAGGTCCAAATCaaatggttgaaaaaaaaaaacagcttgaGACTCTTGGTGCAAACAAAAccaaaagaataaataaaaaaaaatcgaaattaattgaaatatccagtattcaaataaataactttgatacTCAAATGAATAAACccgaaagtatttttttcaacgATACTTTGAATCTTCCAATGAAATCACTTAGTGATAGTTTttcatttgaagaaaataaatcCAATGATCAAGCATgctgtttttacaaaacaaccTACAACCTAGACAAAAGAAATGAATCAGAAAGCCAAATCTCGTTTGAACATGCAACACCTAACAACCGAGATAAAACAATATccgttaaacaaattaaatctcTATTCAAAGTACCACCTAGCATTAAAAAAGGGAACAAACTCGCAAGTAAAGCACcactttttaataatgaaacacaaaacaaaaatgaagaaaaaaaacatgttagtctttttaaagcaaaaaaaaacaaagtattgcTTCCCGAAATATCTTTCAACAATAccattaataaattaaactctgacgagaaaaagaaaaaagtggtTTTAGCTTCCAGTTTAacagataataaaaatttatcaagtaaTCAAATATCTGAATATGAAATAAACAATTGTAGTGCAGACAACATTTCAATGTTATTGAACTTTTTGAGAAAGGGTCATGGCGTAAAAAAAAAGGAGCGCTTGtcattgaagttaaaaaaaaccgaaaagttattaaatataaaaaacactaCAGTGAGGAGCGAAAGTTTGTTGTTTACATTGGAGGAAGCagaacaa ATGCTTAGAAAGTTGAATTCTTTGCAAAAACTTACCTACAAAACTTTCCAGTCTGGAGTATGCGGAGAACGCATACTATGTAGATTAGAAACGATAGCTTCAAATTACAAATATGAAACAATAACCAAAGTTATTGAGTCTTTACCAGAAAGATATGGATGCCAAATAg tttcagTTGACTCTGGAATAACAATGTATGGACCGCTTAGTTTTTATTGGAAATCATTATGCAACACGGATCTTTCATTGAATTATCATCAAAGTGACCCAACGCGTAATAAAACTGATTTATTGACTGtagacaataaattttatttaaaaccttgttttttaaggctttaa
- the LOC100211484 gene encoding uncharacterized protein LOC100211484 isoform X6: MKPQICKGGFVVAIVQSQNNSCFDFITCTSESHITLWKVLKVDYSTLSIFVVHKFQVEGPILNLVASDNIIGFTLDKAIFLCKVVVQTNGEVDISKITHSNDQSHLTSVTELTACSSIPIFASASKDGKVKIWDATCMLIRELCFDETLSGMCFCNNRGDLLVGFQKNLHHVSVTEYLPQSYLEILLQQNIEDDKIEYCTPFDPNLKFWYDSRRVPVVTKLSKKFFANLKEVNLKLKHQISTTRQQKSTVNQNMINNNGLMTGNKSKQTPVDNIKPTSLGKIRKYKDNWFAEKIFSNKPIKKSEATSYKELCTFNFEESKAFEEKSISTTNEVLLSEKYVWPFAPDCFIPNSVVRSFRKPAYPFIDHLTRITNRLSKQDNVPEEIDFENDFEFSDNDNNYQVTNTKTFSFLSGIKEQISRPDKHDGIFVEKRKLRDDTSASEKKKTRQNVKSVIDNTKVKKRNKVLTKRIPKNEVMNQSFKAEIESASLSKKLPTPQIEIESVSLTECVPPPYDEYTDKEWFPRDIGYDQNFVISYLINQLNTSQPLVFKEILAAITKIHGYNSMSNELFEKFIQILLSYLENPSGQIRHYAVSAFLALSPNRRDVLLKLIPKLNDPIDPVKDAVKRLLNEMAGIKDADTLSSVIRELGEMKSGIMTSDKEVIESFKNTIITNKESFRKLSKFVNSSNSMKIKSQISANITNSSIYKNSVLSNKSLQSDYTQIKSTQFDETDEPTRLDDTANKKIIANIRESQNSLSPKHKSKIENNDNALKKNLSDSNQNKLQVINNKLTKKSDSMYPDLEGNEICDVKNKYKSKVKVKSALKDVNKTHGNFNNENSSATKRPNHTVTTNIEPQNDNSIRLLTINRSSQDISIKVFDKSTPSYRSDGSIISEEHRKLEIDGRIIYNDTLRVTKLGPYKEEKILLSKLLGLFKDEDIWHLNRLLHENIQETTEHLATNLANKLYKRFESLKSNPRLMPKFITNSFSKTLQVESNEELQSSLDVNISKSFNTSCESYIELGPNQMVEKKKQLETLGANKTKRINKKKSKLIEISSIQINNFDTQMNKPESIFFNDTLNLPMKSLSDSFSFEENKSNDQACCFYKTTYNLDKRNESESQISFEHATPNNRDKTISVKQIKSLFKVPPSIKKGNKLASKAPLFNNETQNKNEEKKHVSLFKAKKNKVLLPEISFNNTINKLNSDEKKKKVVLASSLTDNKNLSSNQISEYEINNCSADNISMLLNFLRKGHGVKKKERLSLKLKKTEKLLNIKNTTVRSESLLFTLEEAEQMLRKLNSLQKLTYKTFQSGVCGERILCRLETIASNYKYETITKVIESLPERYGCQIVSVDSGITMYGPLSFYWKSLCNTDLSLNYHQSDPTRNKTDLLTVDNKFYLKPCFLRL, from the exons atgAAGCCACAAATCTGTAAAGGGGGATTTGTAGTTGCTATAGTACAATCTCAAAATAATTcgtgttttgattttataacaTGTACAAGCGAGTCGCACATCACTCTTTGGAAAGTTTTAAAAGTGGATTACAGTACTCTGTCTATATTCGTTGTTCACAAGTTTCAGGTTGAGGGACCTATTTTAAATCTAGTTGCATCTGATAATATTATAGGCTTTACTTTggataaagcaatttttttatgcaaagtCGTTGTTCAAACAAATGGTGAAGTTGATATAAGTAAGATTACTCATTCAAACGATCAATCTCATTTAACATCCGTTACCGAg TTAACAGCTTGCTCAAGCATTCCTATATTTGCATCTGCTTCTAAAGACGGAAAAGTAAAAATTTGGGATGCAACCTGCATGCTCATCAGAGAGCTTTGTTTTGATGAGACATTGTCTGGAATGTGCTTTTGCAATAATAGAGGAGATCTTTTagttggttttcaaaaaaatttacaccaTGTTTCGGTAACGGAGTATTTACCACAATCTTACTTAGAAATTTTGCTTCAACAAAATATCGAAGATGATAAAATAGAATACTGTACACCATTTGACCCAAATTTGAAGTTTTGGTATGATAGCCGTCGTGTGCCGGTTGTAACTAAacttagcaaaaaattttttgccaaccttaaa gaagttaatttgaaattaaaacacCAAATATCGACAACAAGGCAACAGAAATCAACAGTAAACCAAAATATGATTAATAATAATGGCTTGATGACCGGTAACAAAAGTAAGCAAACGCCAGTGGACAATATCAAACCAACTTCATTgggaaaaatcagaaaatataaAGACAATTGGTTTGccgaaaaaatatttagtaataagCCAATTAAAAAATCAGAAGCCACCTCTTATAAAGAATTGTGCACTTTCAATTTTGAagaatcaaaagcttttgaagaG aaaagcATTAGCACAACAAATGAAGTTTTATTGTCAGAGAAATATGTTTGGCCATTTGCCCCCGATTGTTTTATTCCGAATTCTGTAGTACGATCGTTCCGAAAACCTGCTTATCCATTTATTGATCATTTAACAAGGATAACGAACCGTTTATCAAAACAGGATAATGTGCCGGAggaaattgattttgaaaatgattttgaatttaGTGATAATGATAACAATTATCAGGTCACTAATACAAAAACTTTCAGTTTCTTGTCTGGAATTAAGGAGCAAATATCTAGACCAGATAAACATGACGGCATATTTGTTGAGAAAAGAAAACTGCG agaTGACACCTCTGCatctgaaaagaaaaaaacaagacaaaatGTAAAGAGTGTAATTGATAATACTAAAGTGAAAAAGCGTAACAAGGTTCTTACGAAACGAATTccaaaaaatgaagttatgaaTCAAAGTTTTAAGGCAGAAATTGAATCTGCTTCTCTATCTAAAAAATTACCTACTCCTCAGATAGAAATTGAATCTGTTTCCTTAACTGAATGCGTACCTCCCCCTTATGATGAATATACGGATAAAGAATGGTTTCCGCGTGACATTGGCTATGATCAAAACTTCGTGATTTCTTATTTAATCAATCAATTGAATACATCTCAACCATTAGTATTTAAAGAAATTCTGGCAGCTATTACTAAAATACACGG TTACAACAGTATGTCAAACgaactttttgaaaagtttatacaaatactatTGTCATATCTGGAAAACCCATCTGGACAAATTCGTCATTATGCAGTTTCTGCTTTTCTGGCACTAAGCCCAAATCGCAGAGATGTTCTGTTGAAGCTAATACCAAAGCTAAACGATCCTATAGATCCGGTTAAAGATGCTGTTAAACGACTGTTAAATGAAATGGCtg GAATCAAAGATGCAGATACCTTATCATCAGTAATCCGAGAACTAGGCGAAATGAAATCAGGTATAATGACTAGTGATAAAGAGGTTATAGAGTCGTTTAAAAATAccataataacaaataaagaatcttttcgaaaactttcaaaatttgttaattcATCAAACagcatgaaaataaaaagtcaaatatCAG caaacaTAACTAACTCTAGCATTTACAAAAATAGCGtattatcaaataaatctttGCAATCAGATTATACACAGATTAAGTCAACACAATTTGATGAGACTGATGAGCCAACACGATTAGATGACACTGCGAATAag aaaattatagcTAATATTCGCGAAAGTCAGAATTCACTTTCACCAAAGCATAAATCGAAAATAGAAAATAACGATaacgcattaaaaaaaaatttatcagattccaaccaaaataaattgcaagtaataaataacaaacttactaaaaaaagcGACTCAATGTATCCAGATCTAGAAGGAAACGAAATCTGTGAtgtgaaaaacaaatataaaagcaAAGTCAAAGTTAAG TCAGCTTTAAAAGACGTCAACAAAACTCACGGTAATTTTAACAATGAAAATAGTTCAGCAACTAAAAGACCGAATCATACAGTTACGACCAATATAGAACCGCAGAATGACAATTCTATTCGATTATTAACAATTAATCGATCATCACAGGATATATCTATCAAAGTGTTTGATAAAAGTACACCCAGCTATCGCAGTGATGGTAGCATTATAAGTGAAGAACATAGAAAGCTTGAGATTGATGGTCGTATAATTTACAACGATACACTTCGTGTAACAAAATTGGGACcatataaagaagaaaaaattctaCTATCAAAACTTCTTGGTTTGTTTAAAGATGAAGACATATGGCACCTTAATAGATTGTTACACGAAAATATACAG GAAACCACTGAACACTTGGCAACTAATCTAGCTAACAAATTATATAAGAGATTTGAATCCCTAAAAtcaa ATCCCAGATTAATGccaaaatttataacaaacagtttttcaaaaacacttCAAGTTGAAAGTAATGAAGAATTGCAATCTTCTTTGGATGTAAATATCTCAAAATCGTTCAATACTTCATGTGAAAGTTATATAG AGTTAGGTCCAAATCaaatggttgaaaaaaaaaaacagcttgaGACTCTTGGTGCAAACAAAAccaaaagaataaataaaaaaaaatcgaaattaattgaaatatccagtattcaaataaataactttgatacTCAAATGAATAAACccgaaagtatttttttcaacgATACTTTGAATCTTCCAATGAAATCACTTAGTGATAGTTTttcatttgaagaaaataaatcCAATGATCAAGCATgctgtttttacaaaacaaccTACAACCTAGACAAAAGAAATGAATCAGAAAGCCAAATCTCGTTTGAACATGCAACACCTAACAACCGAGATAAAACAATATccgttaaacaaattaaatctcTATTCAAAGTACCACCTAGCATTAAAAAAGGGAACAAACTCGCAAGTAAAGCACcactttttaataatgaaacacaaaacaaaaatgaagaaaaaaaacatgttagtctttttaaagcaaaaaaaaacaaagtattgcTTCCCGAAATATCTTTCAACAATAccattaataaattaaactctgacgagaaaaagaaaaaagtggtTTTAGCTTCCAGTTTAacagataataaaaatttatcaagtaaTCAAATATCTGAATATGAAATAAACAATTGTAGTGCAGACAACATTTCAATGTTATTGAACTTTTTGAGAAAGGGTCATGGCGTAAAAAAAAAGGAGCGCTTGtcattgaagttaaaaaaaaccgaaaagttattaaatataaaaaacactaCAGTGAGGAGCGAAAGTTTGTTGTTTACATTGGAGGAAGCagaacaa ATGCTTAGAAAGTTGAATTCTTTGCAAAAACTTACCTACAAAACTTTCCAGTCTGGAGTATGCGGAGAACGCATACTATGTAGATTAGAAACGATAGCTTCAAATTACAAATATGAAACAATAACCAAAGTTATTGAGTCTTTACCAGAAAGATATGGATGCCAAATAg tttcagTTGACTCTGGAATAACAATGTATGGACCGCTTAGTTTTTATTGGAAATCATTATGCAACACGGATCTTTCATTGAATTATCATCAAAGTGACCCAACGCGTAATAAAACTGATTTATTGACTGtagacaataaattttatttaaaaccttgttttttaaggctttaa